AACCTACGACGAGTCGATTGCGGTGCTCCGCCGCGGACTGCAGGCAGCCAAGCTGGGCGATCCTGACAAGATGGACGGTTTCAAGCGTCTGGATGCATTCGTGCGCCGAATTGAATCTCAATTACAGCCTGAAGCAGATCTGCCCGAGGTCGTTGCTCACGAGAAGAGAATTTCAAAATCGATTGGCGGACGCACAGTCTTCGATGATCAAAGCCGCCAGGCCGAGGGCAGGCAAATGTCTTTGTTTCGGAAAAACGGCAGATAAGAACGGATTGGTATGCCGCGACGACTCCGACCGATGCCGACCGGTTCTAGCCTATTGCGGTCGCTTCCACGGCAAGCGGGAGTTCCAAAATGAAACGAGCTCCAACAGGCTGATTCTCTTCGATACGAATTGAGCCGTTGTGCTCCTGCATGATGCGGCTGACGATAGAGAGTCCGAGGCCCGTGCCGCGTTTCTTCGTCGATACGTACGGCAGGAATAGGCGTTCCTTCATGTCGTCGGTGATTCCGTGGCCGGTATCGGCGATCACAATCTCTACCGAATCGCGACTTTCAACGAGCAATGTGGAGATATAAATCTCTCGCACCATGGACTCCTGCAGCGCCTCGGCGGCGTTGTCGATGAGATTCGCGATTGCTCGCTTCATCGCGTCAGGATCGGCGAGTACTACCGGCAGATCAGGCGCGAGGTGTGTCTGAATTGTGATTCCGTCGAGGCGTCCGCTGAACAGTTGCAAAGCGCTTTCAATAATCGCATTGATCTCGCTGGGTCGAGGTTGTGCAGTAGGAAAACGCGCGAGCGTGGAGAATTCATCTACGAGCTGACGAACGGTTTCGACCGCATTCGCGATGGTTCCGGCGCAGCCGTGCATCACTGCGATCGAATTCTCATCCGGCGCAGTGCCGCGTTCCAAATGGCGACGAATGCGGTCGGCTGAGAGTGCGATTGGAGTGAGCGGGTTCTTAATTTCGTGTGCAACGCGGCGGGCGACCTCACGCCAGGCTGCCTGCTTTTGCGCGCGCAACAGTTCCGTGAAATCTTCAAAGACAAGAACATAGCCGAGCCTCTGTCGGTCGATGCGCATCGATGCCACTGTAATGGCGACATTGAGTACTCCCGCGCCCGATTTGAGCTCAAACTGGCTTGTGGTTGTACCCATGCGGTCGGCCTTGCGCATTAGATGAATCATCTGCGCGGAGATTTCGGGGCCGAAGATATCGCGCAGAGAAGCGCCTTCAAAATTTTCGGCGGAGGTCGTTGCTGTGGATTCGTCTCTGAATTTAAGGAGTCGAACGAACGCGGGATTCGCGTGGGCGACTCTTCCGGCTCCGTCCAAAGACAACACGCCTGTGGGAATATTCTCCAGGATGATTTCGGTCTGGCGTCGGCGATGTTCAATGTTGGCATTCGCACGTTCCAGTTCGCGTGAGGAGTGCTCGATCTTTGTCCGGCTTTCTTCTAGGTCGGCAGCCATGCGATTGAATGAGGCCACCAATTCACCGAGCTCGTCTGCAGCAGCCACGGCCACACGATAGGAGAAGTGTCCCTGCGAGAGTTCTTGAGTAGCCTCAGCGAGCGCAGCCACCGGTCGCGTAACAAGTTTCGAAATGAACAGCGACAGCCATGTAGCCGCAAAGAGTACAAGGGCGGTGATCAGGAGGAGCAGCAGAATATATGCCCGACGCACTGCCTTACCTGCGGTTGCGAGTTCCTGATAATTACGTTGGCTCTCGGCGATTCGCAGCATAGTGGCGTCAAAGTTCGTCGGCAGCGGAATAGCCACGATGATTAAGCCATTTCTTCCGACATCGCTTTCGCCAAGCGCATACGCAAGATTGCCCCAGCTGAAACGGCGGTGCGCACCGAGCGCTTCGATCATCGATCCGCCAATTTGCTGCCATCCTGCTGGCGAATTGATGGATGCCACTGGAGCGTGTCCACGCAACGCGAAGGCAAAACCGCCCTGCAACGCAGGCCGGTATTCGCTTAGCACAGCATTTGCCAGCGCAAAGTCTCCGGAATCGAACGATCGCTGTATTCGAGCGTTGTTGGCCAGCGTTTGTGCTTCTGCTTGAGCATTGTCCTTTGCATACCCGAGTAAGAGCGTCGCAACCTGCTCCGAACCTTCACGGAGATTTTGGACCGGACGCGAGAACCAGCGATCGATAGATCGATTCGTCAGCAGGTACGTAAACAGGAACATAAAGAGCGCCGGCGTGAACGACATCAGCAGCGCGCCGAAGACCATCTTTGTGCGGAACTTCGAACCCAGCACGCCGATACGGCGCTCTGCCAGCAGCTTGAGCAAGTTTCGGAGCAGCACGAACGTGAGCGCAACGAAGAGCAGGAACACGAGCGCGGAGAGTGCTGTCAGGAGGACAGTTTGCTGTACGCCGCCCGGGCTGAGAAAAGTCAGATTAAAAGCCTGCTGCGAGACCAATACAAAAAAGAGAAGAACGATAGCGATGCCAAGACCGATGATGAGGGCCTTGCGCTCGACTGGCTTGGAGTTGCTTGCAGGCACGGTGCTGAAGAAATTATAGGACGGCTGGGAAGGCGCGTACGACAGTCACTTCGACAGCATAGGAGGCGCATGCTGCGCTCTGTTTGGGTCGGAAAAACGCAGATTTGAATCACGAGTCATTAGCCCCAGATTCGCGGAGCGACGGTATGAGAAAGTGTTGGGTCGAAAAAAGGAAAGACCGAAGTGCCGGAGGTGACGGCATTGGCTTCGCCAACAAGAAGGATGCCGCCCTTCCAAGGCTCTCTGTTCACCAACGCACGTCTAGGACGGCATCCTAGTCTTCACCTTGGCGCCTCGGTAGAGACGCAACTTTGCTCCTGAGTCTGATGGGGAGCGGCCTGTCAGATTGGCGACGTGAAAAACCCTAATGTGGACAAGCCTGCAGCATGCCGCGTCTCCACGAATCTATGCAACCAAGTCTTTTACCGCCTTGAACGGCTTGCGCTGCGACTCCGCCACGGCCGAGTACGTGAGATATCCCTGGAAGGTGTTTACGCCTTCGCGGATTCCCGGATCAGTCTTGATTGCCGCTTGCGCGCCATGGTTCGCGAGCTTTAGCACGTAAGGGAAAGTTGCGTTCGTAAGCGCCAGCGTCGAAGTGTGTGGTACTGCGCCGGGCATGTTGGTTACGCAGTAGTGGACCACTCCATCCACTGTGTAGGCGGGATTACTGTGGGTTGTCGGTTTGGCTGTTTCGATACAGCCGCCCTGATCGATGGCGACGTCGACAATGACTGCCCCACGCTTCATGTGACTGACCATCTCCCGACTGACCAGCTTTGGAGCTGCGGCGCCGGGAATGAGCACGCCCCCTATTACGAGATCGGCTTCGGCGCAGGATTTCGCAATGGTGTAGGAGTTCGAAGCCAGTGTACGTACTTGTCCGTTGAAGATGTCGTCCAGCTCGCGCAGGCGGTTCAGATTGATGTCGATGATTGCGGTATCGGCGCCCATTCCGAGAGCGATCTTGGCTGCATTAATACCAACGATGCCGCCGCCAATGATTGTGACCTTCGCCGGTGCCACTCCGGGAACGCCCCCGAGCAGAATGCCTCGTCCCCCCTTTTCATGCTCAAGATAGCTGGCGCCAACTTGGACCGACATGCGTCCAGCAACCTCGGACATTGGCGTGAGCAGGGGCAAGGTGCCGTTCCGATCCGTGACCGTCTCGTAGGCAATGCCCACCACCTTCTTCTTAAGTAGATGATCGGTGAGATCCGGAATGGGAGCGAGGTGAAGATAAGTAAAGAGCACCAAACCATCGCGGAAGAATTGCACTTCCTGCTCGATCGGTTCTTTAACCTTAACCACCATTTCGGCGCGGTTCCACACTTCTGCCGCAGACCCGGCGATCTCAGCCCCGGCCTGTTTGTAGTCGCGGTCGGGCATGGATGAAAGCTCGCCCGCTTTGGTTTCGACCA
The sequence above is a segment of the Acidobacteriota bacterium genome. Coding sequences within it:
- the ald gene encoding alanine dehydrogenase, yielding MIIGVPKEVKDHEARVGIVPSGVKALVEAGHRVLVETKAGELSSMPDRDYKQAGAEIAGSAAEVWNRAEMVVKVKEPIEQEVQFFRDGLVLFTYLHLAPIPDLTDHLLKKKVVGIAYETVTDRNGTLPLLTPMSEVAGRMSVQVGASYLEHEKGGRGILLGGVPGVAPAKVTIIGGGIVGINAAKIALGMGADTAIIDINLNRLRELDDIFNGQVRTLASNSYTIAKSCAEADLVIGGVLIPGAAAPKLVSREMVSHMKRGAVIVDVAIDQGGCIETAKPTTHSNPAYTVDGVVHYCVTNMPGAVPHTSTLALTNATFPYVLKLANHGAQAAIKTDPGIREGVNTFQGYLTYSAVAESQRKPFKAVKDLVA
- a CDS encoding nitrogen regulation protein NtrY, whose amino-acid sequence is MPASNSKPVERKALIIGLGIAIVLLFFVLVSQQAFNLTFLSPGGVQQTVLLTALSALVFLLFVALTFVLLRNLLKLLAERRIGVLGSKFRTKMVFGALLMSFTPALFMFLFTYLLTNRSIDRWFSRPVQNLREGSEQVATLLLGYAKDNAQAEAQTLANNARIQRSFDSGDFALANAVLSEYRPALQGGFAFALRGHAPVASINSPAGWQQIGGSMIEALGAHRRFSWGNLAYALGESDVGRNGLIIVAIPLPTNFDATMLRIAESQRNYQELATAGKAVRRAYILLLLLITALVLFAATWLSLFISKLVTRPVAALAEATQELSQGHFSYRVAVAAADELGELVASFNRMAADLEESRTKIEHSSRELERANANIEHRRRQTEIILENIPTGVLSLDGAGRVAHANPAFVRLLKFRDESTATTSAENFEGASLRDIFGPEISAQMIHLMRKADRMGTTTSQFELKSGAGVLNVAITVASMRIDRQRLGYVLVFEDFTELLRAQKQAAWREVARRVAHEIKNPLTPIALSADRIRRHLERGTAPDENSIAVMHGCAGTIANAVETVRQLVDEFSTLARFPTAQPRPSEINAIIESALQLFSGRLDGITIQTHLAPDLPVVLADPDAMKRAIANLIDNAAEALQESMVREIYISTLLVESRDSVEIVIADTGHGITDDMKERLFLPYVSTKKRGTGLGLSIVSRIMQEHNGSIRIEENQPVGARFILELPLAVEATAIG